In one window of Arachis ipaensis cultivar K30076 chromosome B06, Araip1.1, whole genome shotgun sequence DNA:
- the LOC107646845 gene encoding U-box domain-containing protein 8-like, which translates to MQALFDETLVMRVPIVFLARRRACCCDDNQLYPLSNSNSQSITSSPQPEARISSLISSISSSSSKLDSLHQLTRLTKRNSLFRHRLIDSKIITLLLSCVESHDYNFLHENALSLLLNLSLDDHNKVGLIAEGVVARLVTVISDTAARNLSLNYHAPVRDGNEREKKEAATTLYALCSAVEVVGVLPKWKEGREQMERFHECVQVLSRVLRNG; encoded by the exons ATGCAAGCACTATTTGATGAAACCCTCGTGAtg AGAGTTCCGATAGTGTTTTTGGCGAGGAGGAGAGCTTGCTGCTGCGATGATAACCAACTTTACCCTCTCTCCAACTCCAATTCTCAATCCATCACTTCCTCACCCCAACCCGAAGCCCGAATCTCTTCCCTCATCTCCTCcatttcctcttcttcctccaagCTTGATTCACTCCACCAACTCACTCGACTCACCAAGCGCAACTCACTCTTCCGTCACCGTCTCATCGACTCGAAAATTATCACGCTGTTACTCTCCTGTGTCGAGTCCCACGACTACAATTTTCTCCATGAGAATGCTCTCTCTTTACTTCTCAATCTCAGCCTCGATGACCACAACAAGGTTGGACTCATTGCTGAGGGAGTCGTTGCCCGCCTCGTCACCGTCATCTCCGACACCGCTGCCCGAAATCTATCCCTAAACTATCATGCCCCCGTAAGGGACGgaaatgagagagagaagaaggaagctGCGACGACCCTCTATGCTCTCTGCTCTGCTGTTGAGGTTGTTGGAGTTCTTCCaaagtggaaggaaggaaggGAGCAGATGGAAAGGTTCCATGAATGTGTTCAGGTTCTGAGTCGGGTTCTGAGGAATGGATGA